One segment of uncultured Campylobacter sp. DNA contains the following:
- the yedF gene encoding sulfurtransferase-like selenium metabolism protein YedF yields the protein MQLDCRNLNCPEPLLRTKKALGELKIGESLEILVNDVAPRENIKRFLAKNGFEARISQAGADTLIKTVKTDELKDENIDDIYCDVTVPKRGKVIFLNEEQCGSGPIGKSLLAKFLGAALSLDEKPVKVICVNNAVLITTNRGHECFEAIKKLNEAGAEILSCGSCLEGYKLVDKLAIGEISNAYEIMDVLSKYEVIKL from the coding sequence ATGCAACTAGATTGTCGCAATTTAAATTGCCCGGAGCCGCTTTTACGCACTAAAAAAGCCCTCGGCGAGCTAAAAATCGGAGAGAGTTTAGAAATTTTAGTAAACGACGTAGCGCCTCGTGAAAACATAAAACGCTTTTTGGCTAAAAACGGCTTTGAGGCGCGAATTTCACAAGCGGGCGCCGATACACTTATAAAAACCGTAAAAACGGACGAGCTGAAAGATGAAAATATCGACGATATTTATTGTGACGTCACGGTGCCAAAAAGAGGCAAGGTGATATTTCTAAACGAGGAGCAGTGCGGAAGCGGCCCGATCGGAAAGAGTCTACTTGCTAAATTTTTAGGCGCGGCGCTAAGCTTAGACGAAAAGCCAGTGAAGGTGATCTGCGTAAACAACGCCGTGCTTATAACTACGAACCGCGGCCACGAATGCTTTGAGGCAATCAAAAAGCTAAACGAAGCGGGAGCTGAAATTTTAAGCTGCGGAAGCTGTCTGGAGGGCTACAAACTGGTCGATAAGCTCGCGATCGGCGAGATTTCAAACGCATACGAAATCATGGACGTCCTATCGAAATACGAAGTAATCAAACTATGA